Proteins co-encoded in one Malus sylvestris chromosome 7, drMalSylv7.2, whole genome shotgun sequence genomic window:
- the LOC126629634 gene encoding uncharacterized protein LOC126629634, producing the protein MSGPSDRRFDLNLVEEAAPPSPDNIWRPSFVSPTGPLTVGDSVMKNDMTAAMVARNLLTPKDNRLLSKRSDELAVKDSLALSVQCACSVSNMAQRLFARTRQVESLAAEVMSLKQEIRGLKHENKQLHRLAHDYAINMKRKLDQMKETDGQVLLDHQRFVGLFQRHLLPSSSGAVPRNEAPNDQPLMPPPSRVLSSTEAPNDPPPVPSLSGALPTAETSPKQPL; encoded by the coding sequence atgtctggcccctccgaccgtcgttttgacttgaaccttgttgaagaggcagccccgccttctccagacaacatatggcgcccatccttcgtctcccctactggtcctcttaccgttggggattccgtgatgaagaatgatatgactgctgcgatggtggccaggaaccttctcactcccaaagataacagactactttccaaacggtctgatgagttagctgttaaggattcgctggctctcagtgttcagtgtgcatgttctgtgtctaatatggcccaacgcctatttgctcgaacccgccaagttgaatcattggcggctgaggtgatgagtctcaaacaggagattagagggctcaagcatgagaataaacagttgcaccggctcgcacatgactatgctataaacatgaagaggaagcttgaccagatgaaggaaactgatggtcaggttttacttgatcatcagagatttgtgggtttgttccaaaggcatttattgccttcgtcttctggggctgtaccgcgtaatgaagctccaaatgatcaacctctgatgcctcctccttctagggttctgtccagtactgaggctccgaatgatccccctccggtgccttctctttctggggctctaccgactgctgagacttctcctaagcaacccttgtga